CATCGCGTAGACCTGGGACGCCACATCGGACCCGGACCCGGCGGCAGGGTTCGATTCCGTGGCGGGCGGACCCGCGGCGGGCGGGCCCGCGTCGGCCGGTCCGGGGAAGCCCATGGGCGAGGGGGAGCCCTGGCGGCGCTGATTCTCGTAGATGTCGTTGAGCAACTGGTTGTTCTGGGCGGACATCTCGATGATCTGCTCGAAGAGATCCTCGACCCGCCCGATCAGGCGTTCGAGTTCGCCCCGGCCCGTCGTCTCCCGGCGCTGGCTCGAACTCTCGATCGACTCCAGGTCCGCCTGCACCGCCTCGGCCAGCCGCAACTGGCCCTCGGCGAGAACGGCGATTTCGTCCCGCAGGGCGTCGCCCATCGTCTCGACATCGCCCCTGGACGCGCATGCGGCGGCCGCAACGCCCAACAGCACGGCGACCGCCACATGCTTCATCTAGATGTCTCCGTCCGTGATGACGAACTCACCGCGACGATTCTGCCGCCAGGCCGACTCGTTGCTCCCCCGGGCCAGCGGCATCTCCTCCCCGAACGTCACGATATCGAAGCGGTCGGCGTCCAGCCCCAGGCTGGAGAGATAGTCGACCGCGGCCTGGGCCCTCCTCAGGCCGAGCGCCTGGTTGTACTCCAGGGAGCCCCTCTCGTCGCAATGGCCCTCGACCCGGAGGCGGATTCCGGATCGGCCCCGGAGCGCTTCCGCCTTGCGCTGCAGAATCGCGGCGGCGTCGTCGGTGATGGCGGATTCGTTGTAGTCGAAGTGAATCCGCGCGACGATCGCCTCGCCGTCCATCGCGCGCTCGATGTCCGCAGGCGCGGACTCCGCGCACGTCGTACCGGGATAATCGTTTACGGCTCGCTCCAGCAGTTCTCGCGCCCGCGTGAAGTCGCCGGCCTCCATGGCCGTCATCGCCTGGTCGCAGAGCCTGGACGCGGCCGCCTCGCGCTCCGCGCTGTCATCCACGACCGGGGGCGGAGGGGGAGGCGGCGGGGGGGGAACCGGCTCCGGTTCCGGGTTGCCGCTGCACGCCGTCGCCAGAAGCGCAACGAGAAGAATGGGAGAGAATCGGTGGCTCAGTCGCATCGAGGTCTCCTTGTTTGCCAGTCGCGGGACGAGAGTTCGGCGAGGACAGGGCGAACGTCGGCGCTGAAAACGCTGACCCGATCCCGGTTTCGACACGGATTCGTAACCTATCGCAGACCCGTCAAGTCGCAACCCGCAGGACGAGCGCGGTCACGAGCCCGCCGGGATGGGGGGCGACCAGTCCGGGAGACCGTCGAGCCGTCCCGCCGTAAGGGGCCGCGACCTCCCCGTGAAGACATCGAGGATCCAGACCGTCGAGCCCTGTGAGTCGACCGATGAGAAGACGAGATGACGACCATCGGGGGCCCAGCTCGGATCTTCGCTCTCGCCGCGCTGGGTCAGCATGCGCCGGTCGGTGCCGTCCGGGTTCACCGTGAAGATCTGCCAGCGGCGGTTGCTCAGGGCGGAATACGCGATGCGGTCGCCGTTCGGCGACCAGTCCGGGCCCGCCGCGTTGGTATCCTCCCGCGGGTGGTAGATGCTGATGCGGCGGGCCGGGCCACCCGAGACGGGACGGACGTAAACCTGCTGCTCGTTGGCCGGATCGGCCTCGTACGCGAATGACGCCCCATCCGGCGAAAAGCTGGGATTCAGCGACTGGGCCCGGCCCTCGGTCAGCGGCCCGTCGCCTTCGACCACGATGCGCGTCGTTCCGTCGATCCCTTCCGCATACGCCAGCCGCCCGTCCGGCGTCCAGGTCGGCGTCTGAATCAGTCTCCCGGATCTCACCGTGCGGCGACTTCCGGTGATGAGGTTCAGCTCCACGAGTGAGAAGTACCCCGTCTCGTCCTGGATCGTATACGCGATGCGGGTGGCGTCCGGCGAGAAGGCGGGCGAATAGACGTTGCGCCCTCCGGTTTCGATCCGCTGCGGGTTCCCGCCATCGCTGTCGATGAGCAGCAGGTAGGACGATCCATCCCCATCCCTCCGGCGCAGGGCGATCCGGGTCGCGGCAATGCCGCGCTGGCCTCCCGTCGCCCAGAAGACGATCCGGTCGGAGACCCGGTGGACCGACATTCGGAAGTCGGCCGCATCCATGGACGGCAGGCTGAAGGCCTGGACGTTCTCGAGGTTCCCGTACACGAGGTCGTGCAGGCCGACTCTGAGGAGCGGGGTCTGCGTCCCCGGCGCGACGGAGATGTCCGCGGTGACGAGCCACACGGCCCCGAGCTGGTTCCAGAGCGCGTAGTTCGGGGGGCCGCTCAGGGTGAGCGTGTCGGGCACCGCCAGGATGTCGAACCGGTCGGAATAGTCGAGGTCCGTGCGGAGAATCTCGCCCACCGCCGCGCCCAGTTCCTCGAATCCGGCGCTCGCGGAGACCGGCGCGACGACCATGCCCGGCACGTAGCGGGCCTCGTAGGTGAGACCCAGGCGGAGCGCGCCGCCCTCCTGACCGCCCAGCGGCGATCCGGCGGCCGCCGCGGCCAGCGTCAGCCCCGCGGCGGCGCCCCGGCGTCGCCGCCCCGCGGTACGGCATCGACGAAGGATCCGCGATCCGCCCATCAGCGTGCGCTCGGATCGAAGAAGAACGAGACGGCGAGCGCGTCCGCGGGAAAGTCGTCGGGAAGCGGGCCGAAGGCCTGGTCACGGCCGGCCGATTCCACCGCCCCCATCGCCTGGACATCGAAGACCAGGCTCCCGGATCTCGCCACCCACTCGAACCCCGTCACGCGCCCGTCCCGGTGGATGATGAAGTAGATCTCGGCCCGAAGCTCGCGCGCGCCCACGGGCGGCCGCCAGCGGCGCTGGATCTGGCGGATGATGTTTTCCTCGTATTCGGGCCAGGCCGAGGCTTCGCCGGCGATCCGGATCGTGCGCACTTCCTCGCCGACCTCCTCGGCCCGCGCGGGTTCCGGCTCCGCCTCGCGCTCGATCTCGACCTCGGCCTCCACGGTGGGCGTCTCCACCTGCGGCACCGGGTCAGGCGTCGGTTCCGGGGGAGGCGGCCGGTTCTCCTCTTCCGCGACCTCGGGCGGCGACGGATCGACGCGGATCGGCGCATCCTCCGGAGCGAACTCGACCATGTTCACCCGCACCGCCGCAGGCATTTCGGGCGGGCGTATCGCCGCGTCGCCGAACAGGACGAGAACGAGGAGACCCCCGTGGACCAGGAGCGAGCCGTACACGGCCCGCCTGTGAGGTCGCCCGTGACGCTGCGGCCCTCCGCGCCGCCATGCGCGCCAACGCCCGGTTTCCACCCCTCCGTACGGAGTCATGGGCGGCGAAGGCTCGGGTCCGGGTCCGTGACCATGTTCAGCACGCCTCCGGCCTCCTGAATCCGACCCATCACGCGGGTCGCC
Above is a window of Candidatus Palauibacter scopulicola DNA encoding:
- a CDS encoding tetratricopeptide repeat protein encodes the protein MKHVAVAVLLGVAAAACASRGDVETMGDALRDEIAVLAEGQLRLAEAVQADLESIESSSQRRETTGRGELERLIGRVEDLFEQIIEMSAQNNQLLNDIYENQRRQGSPSPMGFPGPADAGPPAAGPPATESNPAAGSGSDVASQVYAMALDMYQRGNLETARDAFREFLAVYGGHEFAPDAQYWVARTYEDAQDPGSALEEYRRLTELYPDSSRAPAALFRRAMIEAGRGNTAVARRLFVQIESGYPNSPEAPEARRERERLGG
- a CDS encoding OmpA family protein — encoded protein: MRLSHRFSPILLVALLATACSGNPEPEPVPPPPPPPPPPVVDDSAEREAAASRLCDQAMTAMEAGDFTRARELLERAVNDYPGTTCAESAPADIERAMDGEAIVARIHFDYNESAITDDAAAILQRKAEALRGRSGIRLRVEGHCDERGSLEYNQALGLRRAQAAVDYLSSLGLDADRFDIVTFGEEMPLARGSNESAWRQNRRGEFVITDGDI
- a CDS encoding TonB C-terminal domain-containing protein, which codes for MYGSLLVHGGLLVLVLFGDAAIRPPEMPAAVRVNMVEFAPEDAPIRVDPSPPEVAEEENRPPPPEPTPDPVPQVETPTVEAEVEIEREAEPEPARAEEVGEEVRTIRIAGEASAWPEYEENIIRQIQRRWRPPVGARELRAEIYFIIHRDGRVTGFEWVARSGSLVFDVQAMGAVESAGRDQAFGPLPDDFPADALAVSFFFDPSAR